Proteins found in one Leguminivora glycinivorella isolate SPB_JAAS2020 chromosome 22, LegGlyc_1.1, whole genome shotgun sequence genomic segment:
- the LOC125237846 gene encoding RNA-binding protein pno1 yields the protein METENISVDEFLPAKNPIKLKNVKRRAVSESGDVMEVEEHNGIQGKAKHTRPKAKRSKKNQEPNETKVSMRKIPVPAHRYTPLKEAWLKIFTPIVEHLFLQVRFNTKTRNVEIKVGPETKDVANLQKAADFVKAFIYGFEVEDALALLRLDDLFVESFEIKDVKTLQGDHLGRAIGRLAGKAGRTKFTIENVTKTRIVLADSKIHILGSYQNIALARRAICNLIMGSPPSKVYGNLRNVANRVAQRM from the exons ATGGAGACTGAAAACATAAGTGTTGATGAGTTTCTGCCCGCAAAGAATCCAATCAAGCTCAAAAATGTGAAGCGAAGAGCCGTGTCTGAATCAGGAGATGTTATGGAAGTCGAAGAGCACAATGGTATCCAGGGGAAAGCTAAACACACACGGCCTAAAGCCAAGAGGTCGAAGAAGAACCAGGAACCCAACGAGACTAAAGTTAGCATGAGAAAAATCCCAGTCCCAGCTCACAG ATACACACCACTCAAAGAAGCCTGGCTGAAGATATTCACACCAATCGTGGAGCACCTGTTCCTTCAAGTGCGGTTTAACACCAAGACCCGGAATGTGGAGATCAAGGTCGGCCCCGAGACTAAAGATGTTGCCAACCTGCAGAAGGCTGCTGACTTTGTTAAG GCTTTCATCTACGGCTTTGAAGTGGAAGACGCCCTAGCGCTCCTCCGACTGGACGACTTATTCGTCGAATCCTTCGAGATCAAAGACGTCAAAACGCTCCAAGGCGACCACCTGGGCCGCGCGATCGGCCGCCTCGCCGGCAAGGCTGGCCGCACCAAGTTCACCATCGAAAACGTCACCAAAACTAGAATAGTACTCGCAGACTCTAAGATACATATTCTGGGGAGCTACCAGAATATTGCATTAGCTAGGAGAGCGATTTGCAATCTGATTATGGGATCCCCTCCTTCGAAGGTTTATGGCAATTTGAGGAATGTCGCGAATAGGGTAGCGCAGAGGAtgtag